TACCCCACCATGAGGCCGATTCGCAACGACAATCAAGTCCCCATTAAAAACCGTTGAGGGTGTCGAGATGTAGTCCACACCATAAACATGTTTCACCTGAGTACTCATCTCTTCTTTCAAGTTGGCAAAAATCGATTCTGCAATCGCGTAGTCATAGCGAGTCTGTTCATGAAAAAGACTCAGTTCATCTCGTTGTGCCATCACCTCATTGTGCATGGTCACAATGCGATAGTGTGCCTGAACCTTTGCCAGCAACACACTGCTTTCTACCGGCTTAAGAACGAAGTCATCGCCAAGTGATAAGCAGCGCTCGAATGAATCGTGGTCATCTAACACGGTCAAAAAGATAATCGCGATGTGCTTATCGGGAAACGCTTGTCGAACTTGCTGAGCGGTAGTAAAACCGTTTTGCTCGGGCATCATAACATCAAGCAAGACGATATCTGGTAGGTCTGGCATTTGACGCATTGCATCAACCACACCAACGCCACTGGCGAACGTATCCACCCTTGACGTTACGTGACTCAACATTAGCCGGCACAACTCTCTATTGGTCTCTTGATCGTCGACTATAACTATTCGCATTGAACGTCCTTATTCAATTAGAAACTTCTTATCAAAGCGTGAAATCGCTAAAACTTTTCTTACTTGAGGTAAGGTGTTCGTCAATCGAATTGCGCCGTCTTCATGTTCTAAGTAATTTTGCATGTTGATCAAAATACCTAAGCCAGCACTATCGATGTAGTCAACTTGCCTAAGATCGATCGTAAATTGATATTCGCGTTTATCGGTGTAACACCGTTTAAACTCCTGAATCAAATTAAAGCCGAACGCGCCGCATACATAAACGGTCACGCGCTTTGATTCTAAGTCAACTTCACTTCTAACAGACATGACTCCCCCTCTAAGTGGCCAAGTTAGCCATTCACTCCGTCAGGCTTTCCAAGGTCGCGTTACGACGCCGCAACGCACCTTAATACCGAGGCCGTTGCCATTACGATGAGCTGAAATGCGAAACCTAACCATTAAACTGATTGCGTATTGTTGAGTTTAGAAAGAAATGGCTATTACGCAAATGACAAACAGACTCGCGCGTCAATTGCCTATTTCAGGTAGGAGAGATAAGAAGGGCTCGGCACTAACCAAGCATGAACGACAGCCGATGTCGAAATAGGCTCGGTCACCCGTTAGTGATACATTTATCTATAACACCATTTACAGTGTAAATCAGTGAAACTCACTTCGATTTACACTGTAAAGATAGATTCTGTTTACACTGTAAATTGCTATTCCAACAATGAAAGTAACAGTGAAGCCTGATGTCTTAATTCAGTTTCAATTTGCTTGCGCCCCGCCAAACTGAACTCTTTGCTACATGCTTGCCAACTATGCTGCTGAACTACCTTACGAATGAGCAGCGCAAAAGGCATAGACATCGCATATTGCAAAGTGAACCGTTCCAATACCGCGACCACATTGTCATAACTGGACCCACCCAACGAGTAATGAGTTAACAGCCGTTTTTCAAAATCGTGAACACTCTCTTTGCTAACACCAAGGCGATTGACCAGACAGCAAACCAGTTCAACATCGAGTTGGTGGTACAAATCTTTGAGCTGGTAGACCAACGTCTTGGCAAATAACTGCTCAGCTTCACTCTTCCACTCTAAATCAGTGTGGACCATAATGACTGAATAACAGCCGCTGGCTTGATCTCGTTGGCTACCTAATTTGACAGCTCGATAGCCATTTTGGTACCAAAATCGGTAGAGTTCTGCAGTTACACCAAAACTCGTTGAATAATATCCGTAGTGACCATTCTCAGTTAACTGACGCAGAACCGTCGAGCCAACACCCTGGCCTTGCCAAGCAGGATGAACTGCAATACGCATTACGCGCAAACTAAGTTGCTTTGCTGGTTCAACTGCGGCAAGTTGGGTCGCTAAAGATGACGCGACTAAGTGACCTTTAGGGCGTCGCTTTCCAAGCAACACTTGCTGAGCCAACGCTTCATCCATCCCACCTTCTTCGACACCAACCACGCAGGCAATACACTTTCCTTGTACCAACACAGTAAAGAGCTTCATCGCAGGATCACTAAGCAACAACAATAAATCGTTTGGCGTAGTTTGATAGTGCGCATTAACCAACAAAGCAAAGCACTGCTTCAATAGCTCCGGCGAGGAAAGTAGTACTTGCTGAGAAATAGCGGTTACAACAATGTCGTGTTCTCTGTCATAAGGGCATTCATCCAACTCTGCGTCGAGCAAAAAGGTTCGGTATTGCCAAGCTTCGAGTGGATCGTTCTCACGCCAACGAATCGGTGTGTCCATATGATAGAAGCGTGTTCCAGAGCGTTCTGCCGCCAACCATGACTGAAACTTTAAGCTAAAGCCGCGACCGCAGCCTTCGTACCCATGAATCGTGGTCGAGAATACTGCGCGATGATATTTCTCAACCATACGCTTGAGCATTGGGAGCGGAATCGCAGAGGCTTCATCAACCAAG
This window of the Vibrio panuliri genome carries:
- a CDS encoding STAS domain-containing protein, encoding MSVRSEVDLESKRVTVYVCGAFGFNLIQEFKRCYTDKREYQFTIDLRQVDYIDSAGLGILINMQNYLEHEDGAIRLTNTLPQVRKVLAISRFDKKFLIE
- a CDS encoding tRNA(Met) cytidine acetyltransferase TmcA, translated to MAANQNFLNQLLHLAQSNHHRFGVVLKGEANWQHQLCQLAAQQCSGSIFQLGGEALPYVEQWRAINKGQQLLGYECSLLLIDLSYGFDANSVNAILGTLKGGGIAIFFHAECLEDDLATRWLVGALNELLVIEQNQALPALPEQSHIEADFAPFAMQQQAIELIKKVVTGSRRRPLVLTADRGRGKTTALGIASAELMQSRPIRIVVTSPTVGNVAPLFHHAETRLSACTRSKLKLEWQSSSIEFVAPDEVVEGELQCDLLLVDEASAIPLPMLKRMVEKYHRAVFSTTIHGYEGCGRGFSLKFQSWLAAERSGTRFYHMDTPIRWRENDPLEAWQYRTFLLDAELDECPYDREHDIVVTAISQQVLLSSPELLKQCFALLVNAHYQTTPNDLLLLLSDPAMKLFTVLVQGKCIACVVGVEEGGMDEALAQQVLLGKRRPKGHLVASSLATQLAAVEPAKQLSLRVMRIAVHPAWQGQGVGSTVLRQLTENGHYGYYSTSFGVTAELYRFWYQNGYRAVKLGSQRDQASGCYSVIMVHTDLEWKSEAEQLFAKTLVYQLKDLYHQLDVELVCCLVNRLGVSKESVHDFEKRLLTHYSLGGSSYDNVVAVLERFTLQYAMSMPFALLIRKVVQQHSWQACSKEFSLAGRKQIETELRHQASLLLSLLE